A window of the Arenibacter algicola genome harbors these coding sequences:
- the hisH gene encoding imidazole glycerol phosphate synthase subunit HisH produces the protein MKIVIIDYGAGNIQSIKFAFQRLGYNAILSKDADEIMAADKVIFPGVGEASSAMKKLRESKLDQIIPKLKQPVLGICLGMQLMCHSSEEGDTQGLGIFDVDVVKFSKEVKVPQIGWNQITNLKSDLFKNVKEKEHIYLVHSFYAPLCEETIAEAEYGLGYSAALKKDNFYGTQFHPEKSSEVGEQILRNFIETIETPV, from the coding sequence ATGAAAATAGTAATTATAGATTACGGGGCTGGAAATATACAGAGCATTAAATTTGCCTTTCAACGCTTGGGATACAACGCTATCTTGAGCAAGGATGCGGATGAGATCATGGCAGCCGATAAAGTTATTTTTCCCGGGGTGGGGGAAGCCAGTAGTGCCATGAAAAAATTGCGCGAAAGTAAATTGGACCAAATTATACCAAAATTAAAACAGCCAGTATTGGGAATCTGCCTAGGGATGCAATTAATGTGTCATTCTTCAGAAGAAGGAGATACACAGGGCCTTGGTATTTTTGATGTAGATGTGGTTAAATTTTCCAAAGAAGTAAAAGTTCCACAAATTGGATGGAATCAAATTACCAATTTAAAATCCGATCTGTTCAAGAACGTCAAAGAAAAAGAGCATATCTATTTAGTCCACAGTTTTTATGCCCCTTTGTGCGAGGAGACCATAGCAGAAGCGGAATATGGTCTTGGATATAGTGCTGCATTAAAAAAAGATAATTTTTATGGAACCCAATTTCACCCGGAAAAGAGCAGTGAGGTAGGGGAGCAGATTCTTAGAAATTTTATCGAAACAATAGAGACCCCAGTATAA
- the hisA gene encoding 1-(5-phosphoribosyl)-5-[(5-phosphoribosylamino)methylideneamino]imidazole-4-carboxamide isomerase, giving the protein MRIIPAIDIIEGKCVRLSKGDYDTKKIYNENPLEVAKEFEAHGIEYLHLVDLDGAKSKHIVNHKVLEKIASNTNLKIDFGGGLKTDEDLRIAFESGANQITGGSIAVKDRETFISWINKYSPEKIILGADAKDEMVAVSGWMEESQEELIPFIQGYQKEGIRGVICTDISKDGMLEGPSFELYRKILEECGPKLLLIASGGISTYDELPKLAELGCEGTIIGKAIYENRISLKQLEKFILDI; this is encoded by the coding sequence ATGAGAATAATACCTGCAATAGACATCATTGAAGGAAAATGTGTTAGACTTTCCAAGGGAGACTATGATACCAAGAAAATTTACAATGAGAATCCCTTGGAGGTGGCCAAGGAGTTTGAAGCCCATGGGATAGAATACCTACATTTGGTAGATCTGGACGGTGCCAAATCCAAGCACATCGTAAATCATAAAGTGTTGGAAAAAATAGCCTCCAATACCAACTTAAAAATAGATTTCGGGGGCGGACTCAAAACCGATGAAGATCTAAGGATAGCGTTTGAAAGTGGGGCCAATCAAATTACAGGAGGAAGTATCGCTGTCAAGGACAGGGAAACCTTTATCTCATGGATCAACAAATACAGTCCTGAGAAAATTATTCTAGGAGCGGATGCCAAGGACGAAATGGTTGCCGTATCTGGTTGGATGGAAGAATCCCAAGAGGAGTTGATACCCTTTATCCAAGGGTATCAAAAAGAAGGAATTAGAGGGGTTATCTGTACCGATATTAGCAAAGATGGTATGTTGGAAGGCCCTTCCTTTGAATTGTACCGCAAAATATTGGAGGAATGCGGGCCGAAATTATTGCTGATTGCCAGTGGCGGTATTTCAACTTATGATGAACTCCCCAAATTGGCCGAGTTAGGCTGCGAGGGAACCATAATTGGAAAGGCCATTTATGAAAATAGAATTAGTTTAAAACAATTGGAGAAATTTATACTCGATATCTAA
- the hisF gene encoding imidazole glycerol phosphate synthase subunit HisF, whose amino-acid sequence MLTKRIIPCLDIKNGRTVKGINFVDLRDAGDPVELAEIYAKTGADELVFLDISATEERRRTLADLVLRVAEKVNIPFTVGGGISSVEDVDILLHNGADKVSINSSAVKNPQLINDLVAKFGSQCIVVAIDAKQIDGEWIVHLVGGKVPTELNLFTWAKEVEDRGAGEILFTSMNHDGTKDGFANEALARLSTELNIPIIASGGAGNMQHFTDTFKEGKADAALAASVFHFKEIEIKDLKEELKRNNIPVRL is encoded by the coding sequence ATGTTAACAAAAAGAATAATCCCTTGTTTGGATATTAAAAACGGTAGAACGGTAAAAGGGATAAACTTTGTAGATCTACGAGATGCAGGAGACCCTGTGGAACTAGCTGAAATCTATGCCAAAACTGGAGCGGACGAACTTGTTTTCCTTGATATTTCCGCTACAGAGGAAAGGAGGAGAACCTTGGCCGATTTAGTCCTTCGCGTTGCTGAAAAAGTCAATATTCCGTTTACTGTAGGAGGTGGCATTTCTTCCGTGGAAGATGTGGATATTTTGCTGCACAACGGAGCAGATAAAGTATCCATAAATTCATCGGCCGTAAAAAACCCTCAATTGATCAATGATCTCGTAGCCAAATTCGGCTCCCAATGTATAGTGGTTGCCATAGATGCCAAACAAATAGATGGGGAATGGATAGTACATTTGGTAGGAGGCAAGGTCCCAACAGAACTAAATCTTTTTACCTGGGCAAAGGAAGTGGAAGACCGTGGGGCGGGTGAAATCCTGTTTACTTCCATGAACCACGATGGCACTAAGGACGGATTTGCCAACGAAGCTTTGGCCAGATTATCCACCGAATTGAATATTCCCATAATAGCGTCGGGCGGCGCTGGAAATATGCAACATTTCACGGATACCTTTAAAGAAGGTAAGGCCGATGCAGCTTTGGCGGCAAGCGTTTTTCATTTTAAGGAAATCGAGATCAAGGACTTAAAGGAAGAGTTGAAAAGAAACAATATACCGGTTAGATTATAA
- the hisIE gene encoding bifunctional phosphoribosyl-AMP cyclohydrolase/phosphoribosyl-ATP diphosphatase HisIE, giving the protein MNIDFNKNNDGLVPAIVQDATTKNVLMLGYMNQDAYKKTVDSRKVTFFSRTKKRLWTKGEESGNFLNLVDIKLDCDNDTLLVMVDPVGPTCHKGTDTCWGDENNTSFGFLSELENIIQNRKEQAEGKVEIPEGTKPSYVSSLFKSGINKVAQKVGEEAVEVVIEAKDDNDQLFKDESADLLFHYLILLQAKGFKLQDIVNVLKSRH; this is encoded by the coding sequence ATGAATATAGACTTCAATAAAAATAACGACGGACTGGTCCCGGCCATAGTACAGGATGCAACTACCAAAAATGTACTTATGCTCGGGTATATGAACCAAGATGCCTATAAAAAAACGGTGGACAGCCGTAAAGTAACCTTCTTTAGTCGCACTAAAAAAAGATTATGGACCAAAGGGGAAGAAAGCGGAAATTTCTTGAACCTAGTGGATATTAAACTGGATTGTGACAATGACACCCTATTGGTCATGGTAGATCCTGTTGGGCCAACTTGCCACAAAGGTACCGATACCTGCTGGGGCGACGAAAACAATACTTCCTTTGGATTTCTTTCTGAATTGGAAAATATAATTCAAAACAGAAAAGAACAAGCTGAGGGAAAGGTAGAGATTCCCGAAGGAACAAAGCCTAGCTATGTTTCCTCCCTATTTAAGAGCGGTATCAATAAAGTAGCCCAGAAAGTAGGTGAAGAGGCGGTTGAGGTCGTCATTGAAGCCAAAGACGATAACGACCAGCTGTTTAAGGATGAAAGCGCAGATCTATTGTTCCATTACCTAATATTGCTACAGGCAAAAGGATTTAAACTTCAGGACATAGTTAATGTACTAAAGTCTCGGCATTGA
- a CDS encoding Gfo/Idh/MocA family protein — MKSNRRDFLRKTSIAGMGLAMTPAWSNSITGNNPYNTPASLSSANYMGGFSAPKLETVKCAFIGVGARGSGHAHQIASIEGTEVVAICDLYQDLAEKSANICKENGGGTRHKKISLYTDGENDWKKMLKKEKPDAVFVCTPWKLHAPMAIEAMNSGAHVFVEVPLALTIQEMWDIVDTSEKTQKHCMMMENVNYGREELLYLNMCRKGVIGELLHGEASYIHELRGQMNEVERGTGSWRTYHYANRDGNLYPTHGLGPVAQYMNLARGEDNFKFINSFSSPGKGRNLYAAKNFPADHKWNKLDFKGGDINTSIVKTNMGRTIMVQWDETSPRPYTRHNMIQGTKGTLAGFPTRIALEGGVEGGPDNHHEWAEGEQLQKIYEKYEHPLYVRLGELATKMGGHGGMDFIMRYRIIECLRNGLPLDQNVYEGCYWSAVGTLSEVSVAQNGAPQEFPDFTRGNWKTTAPLDIVG, encoded by the coding sequence ATGAAATCAAACAGGAGAGATTTTCTGAGAAAAACTTCCATTGCCGGTATGGGTTTGGCAATGACCCCGGCATGGTCCAATTCAATCACTGGCAACAACCCGTATAATACTCCGGCATCTTTATCCAGCGCCAACTATATGGGCGGATTTTCTGCTCCTAAATTGGAAACGGTAAAATGCGCTTTTATTGGGGTAGGTGCCCGAGGGTCTGGACATGCACATCAGATTGCATCCATTGAAGGAACAGAAGTAGTAGCTATCTGTGATTTGTACCAGGATCTTGCCGAAAAATCGGCAAATATATGTAAGGAGAATGGCGGAGGTACCAGGCATAAGAAAATAAGCCTTTACACTGATGGGGAGAACGACTGGAAAAAGATGTTGAAAAAGGAAAAGCCAGATGCCGTCTTTGTGTGTACCCCATGGAAATTGCATGCGCCTATGGCCATTGAGGCTATGAATAGTGGGGCCCATGTTTTTGTTGAAGTTCCTCTTGCCCTTACCATTCAAGAGATGTGGGATATTGTGGATACCTCGGAAAAGACCCAAAAGCATTGTATGATGATGGAAAACGTCAACTACGGCAGGGAAGAACTACTCTACCTAAATATGTGCCGTAAAGGTGTTATTGGGGAGTTGCTGCACGGGGAAGCCTCCTATATTCATGAGTTAAGAGGGCAAATGAACGAAGTTGAGCGTGGCACAGGTTCATGGCGCACCTATCATTATGCCAATCGGGATGGCAATCTATATCCTACCCATGGCTTGGGACCGGTTGCCCAATATATGAATTTAGCTAGGGGAGAAGATAATTTTAAGTTCATAAACTCCTTCTCTTCCCCCGGCAAAGGACGTAATCTATACGCCGCCAAGAATTTTCCGGCAGACCACAAATGGAACAAGCTGGACTTTAAAGGAGGGGATATAAACACTTCTATTGTTAAAACAAACATGGGTAGGACTATTATGGTGCAATGGGACGAAACAAGCCCTAGACCCTATACCAGACACAATATGATTCAAGGTACAAAAGGGACACTGGCAGGCTTCCCGACCAGAATTGCCTTGGAAGGCGGGGTAGAAGGTGGCCCGGATAATCACCACGAATGGGCAGAAGGCGAGCAATTGCAAAAAATCTATGAAAAATACGAACATCCATTATATGTGCGCCTGGGAGAATTGGCAACAAAAATGGGAGGACATGGTGGAATGGACTTTATTATGAGGTATAGAATCATCGAATGCCTGCGTAATGGCCTGCCTTTGGATCAGAACGTATACGAAGGTTGTTATTGGAGTGCTGTTGGTACTTTGAGCGAGGTATCAGTTGCTCAAAACGGTGCTCCTCAAGAGTTTCCTGATTTTACAAGGGGCAATTGGAAAACCACTGCGCCTTTGGATATTGTAGGCTAA
- a CDS encoding DUF1853 family protein, whose product MDHKNLSYYKAFYNTPTLWTGELDGLKQFVFPEIYFENLDMGSIPSKLRLGHKIEHIFLKLIQHSRQYKVIAHNIPIRKEKVSLGEIDFLLQDVDSHQFSHVELTYKFYVISEESTNIELQFIGPNQRDSFKAKKERIINHQIPLLKTPEATSVLQRFNIKPSELLHQVCFKSQLFVPFMAHNMDLSPFNSNCISGRWIPFHKFKSPEFFEYRYYLPSKQEWLLDPQQGVNWLGHKDVLDLITVGLENKNAPLLWMKSSDYTVEKLFVVWW is encoded by the coding sequence TTGGATCATAAAAACCTTTCATATTATAAGGCATTTTATAACACTCCTACCCTTTGGACTGGGGAATTGGATGGTTTGAAGCAATTTGTATTTCCAGAAATATATTTTGAAAATTTAGATATGGGGTCGATTCCCTCCAAGCTAAGATTAGGGCATAAAATAGAACACATTTTTCTAAAACTGATACAACATTCAAGGCAATACAAAGTAATAGCACATAACATTCCCATAAGGAAAGAAAAAGTAAGTTTGGGAGAAATAGATTTTTTATTGCAAGATGTTGATAGTCATCAATTTAGTCATGTTGAATTAACATACAAGTTCTATGTAATATCTGAGGAGTCAACAAATATTGAGCTCCAATTTATAGGGCCTAATCAACGCGATTCCTTTAAGGCAAAGAAAGAGAGGATAATAAACCATCAAATTCCACTTTTAAAGACACCGGAAGCTACATCCGTGCTGCAAAGATTTAATATAAAGCCTTCGGAACTATTGCATCAGGTATGTTTTAAATCCCAATTATTTGTCCCTTTTATGGCCCATAACATGGATCTCTCCCCTTTTAATTCCAATTGTATTAGTGGCAGGTGGATTCCTTTCCACAAATTTAAATCCCCTGAGTTTTTTGAATACCGGTATTATTTGCCATCTAAACAGGAGTGGCTATTAGACCCGCAACAAGGGGTTAATTGGCTAGGTCATAAGGACGTACTAGATTTGATTACAGTTGGATTGGAAAATAAAAATGCGCCACTATTATGGATGAAATCATCTGATTATACCGTTGAAAAACTTTTTGTTGTTTGGTGGTAA
- a CDS encoding vWA domain-containing protein: MAINKRKGFRFSNYEAPEQTPFEKLFDIFKELITHTSGDVDEALDWLRELDKEYELTDENYTIDDFIEDLKAKGFLREEPKDGDGDGSGGQKADLSITAKMERIIRQAALNQIFGKIKRSGSGNHKTGLSGRGDEHMGEFREYRFGDSLERISMTESLKNAQINHGIGNFHLSEEDLVVEDTQFKAQMSTVLMIDISHSMILYGEDRITPAKKVAMALAELITTRYPKDTLEILVFGNDAWPIPIKDLPYLKVGPYHTNTVAGLQLAMDMLRRKRNTNKQIFMITDGKPSCIRLADGTYYKNSVGLDDYIVEKCYNMARQARKLHIPITTFMIAKDPYLTQFVRHFTEANKGKAFFTGLKGLGEMIFEDYEQNRRKRLKG, from the coding sequence ATGGCTATTAATAAAAGAAAAGGGTTTCGATTTTCCAACTATGAAGCCCCAGAGCAAACTCCTTTCGAAAAGCTTTTTGATATTTTCAAGGAACTGATTACACATACTTCGGGTGATGTGGATGAGGCTTTGGATTGGTTGAGGGAGTTGGACAAAGAGTACGAACTTACCGATGAGAATTATACTATTGATGATTTTATAGAAGATCTCAAGGCAAAAGGTTTTCTGAGAGAGGAACCAAAAGACGGTGATGGTGATGGTTCCGGCGGGCAAAAAGCGGATCTGTCCATTACTGCCAAAATGGAACGGATTATTAGGCAAGCGGCCTTGAATCAAATTTTCGGCAAGATAAAACGCAGTGGTTCGGGCAATCATAAAACCGGTTTATCGGGCAGGGGGGATGAACATATGGGTGAATTCAGGGAATATAGATTTGGCGATAGTTTAGAGCGAATTTCCATGACCGAAAGTTTAAAAAATGCCCAAATAAACCATGGTATCGGTAATTTCCATTTAAGCGAAGAGGATTTGGTGGTAGAGGACACCCAGTTCAAAGCCCAAATGAGCACAGTCTTAATGATCGACATTAGTCACAGTATGATACTCTATGGGGAGGACCGCATTACACCTGCCAAAAAGGTAGCGATGGCCCTGGCAGAACTCATCACGACCCGTTACCCAAAGGACACCTTGGAGATTTTGGTTTTTGGCAACGATGCCTGGCCCATTCCGATAAAGGATCTGCCTTATTTAAAAGTAGGGCCCTATCATACCAATACCGTTGCCGGTTTGCAATTGGCAATGGACATGCTCCGTAGAAAGCGCAATACCAACAAACAGATATTTATGATTACGGATGGCAAACCCAGCTGTATTCGATTGGCTGATGGCACCTATTATAAAAACAGTGTGGGCTTGGACGATTATATTGTGGAGAAATGCTATAACATGGCCAGACAGGCCAGAAAGCTCCATATTCCCATAACCACCTTTATGATTGCCAAGGATCCGTATCTAACCCAATTTGTGAGACATTTTACGGAAGCCAATAAGGGAAAAGCCTTCTTTACCGGCCTAAAGGGACTTGGTGAAATGATTTTTGAGGATTACGAACAAAATAGGAGAAAAAGATTAAAGGGATAA
- the truA gene encoding tRNA pseudouridine(38-40) synthase TruA, whose amino-acid sequence MQTPRFYYLIHVQFLGFRYSGWQKQPNQKTVEGMLVKTLKFVLPNSKFKILGAGRTDAKVSALNTAFELFVDKEPLEDLQVFMCDFNANLPPDIRIISIDQVNENFNIIQESKLKEYVYLFSFGQKNHPFCAPFLANIIEELDVELMSDCARLFIGTHDFSSYTARLQPNTKVLRTIDSCEIKRNEILKANFFPEVSYALHITGEGFMRYQIRMIMGALIQVGKGDLTTMDIKDSLKKENNTLLTYVAPGSGLLLNKLKFK is encoded by the coding sequence ATGCAAACACCCCGTTTTTACTATTTAATACATGTTCAATTTCTGGGCTTTCGTTATAGTGGCTGGCAAAAGCAACCAAATCAAAAAACGGTGGAGGGTATGCTGGTAAAGACCTTAAAATTTGTTTTGCCCAATTCCAAATTCAAAATCTTGGGAGCCGGGCGTACAGATGCCAAAGTATCTGCCTTGAATACGGCCTTCGAATTATTTGTGGATAAGGAACCTCTAGAAGACCTTCAGGTATTTATGTGCGATTTTAATGCAAACCTACCCCCAGATATTCGTATCATCAGCATAGACCAGGTCAATGAAAACTTCAATATCATACAAGAAAGCAAGTTAAAGGAATATGTATATCTTTTTTCCTTTGGACAAAAAAACCACCCCTTTTGCGCGCCGTTTTTGGCAAACATCATAGAGGAACTGGATGTAGAACTAATGTCGGATTGTGCCCGACTTTTTATTGGCACCCATGACTTTTCATCCTATACGGCCCGACTTCAGCCCAATACAAAAGTGCTTAGGACTATAGATTCATGTGAAATAAAAAGAAACGAAATATTAAAGGCCAATTTTTTTCCGGAAGTGAGTTATGCCCTGCATATTACCGGTGAAGGCTTTATGAGATATCAGATTAGGATGATAATGGGGGCTTTGATCCAAGTAGGCAAAGGTGACCTTACGACAATGGACATTAAAGATTCCTTGAAAAAGGAAAACAATACTTTATTGACATATGTGGCCCCTGGTTCAGGATTATTGCTTAATAAGCTAAAGTTTAAATAG